The region TGTTAAATTAGGAAATGTGTGAAATTCAAAGGTCTTGGTTGTTTAGGGCTCATTGGATTTGATGTTAATGAGTTGTCCAGCctagaaaaataaattggacttttatcttttgttcttcttctttaaaCTGCTTTAGTTTTGCTCTCTGTAATTGCCGGattatttctctttcttgaaGCGTAGAAGCACTTAACTTATTCCTAATGCTGAATAGACAAAGAGCGCAATGGTTGATAACGGGGTCATAGTTCATGAAAATTTTCGTATTTGCATTTTAGAGTGCTTAGCTTGTGCAATAACCCCcccattttggttattttctattAGCAAATTGCTTATCTGGACTTCTGAAacaaattttttagtgatgtTTGTAAATCCATTTGGAATGGTGACCTTTAACAGGACAGGACATGCTTTTTGTTGGaaacaatttatttattatgtatgaAGATCTACTATTTGGTTTACAAGTGTTATCCCTCATCTTTCTTTCCAttcaacaacaaaaatttcattcaaaattattagATGAACAAAGACACTCTTTCTTGTAGAATACATAAAAAGTGCATAATGGTTCACTCTAGGACTGCTATACGAGGGGATAGAGAAGTCAGCTGGGATTAATTATCTGTCAGACTTTTGCATCCATAAATCTTCTGGATTCTGGATTGTTTATGTACAAGGGTTGTGGGAAAATATTGTCTTACTGTCATTACTGCAGGATGTGTCATTTACAAACTTAACTTAGACTCAAGTTGGTCAGTTAGCACAAAAATTGGACATATTGAGGTTACAATTGttagagaaaagaaatgaagtttgaCTTTAGTACACTACGATTTTAGTGTTCTATGTCTGTCTCTAATGCTCCTCAGGAACATTTCTATTCTTCCATTCTTTAATAACCCTTGTGTCGTTATGagttgtcatgtacctagggtttagaatggaatttACCAAGGAATTTGTTATGagttgtcatgtacctagggtttagaatggaatttACCAAGGAATTTGGTAGGAATCGGGAAAGATAGAACAGACATGGAGGTAGATAACAACAAGATTAGGAGAAATGCAGTCAAaacagagaaagggagagagatcaTAACACAGAATTgagggaagaatagagaaattAGAGAGGAAATTGAGAAAGACTTGATGAGAGGGAAAATctgaaattcaattatcattcaaaacatacATTCTCTAACTACACTAGCCTATTTATATTCTTTACAAATGAAGGTACTAACAGCTACAGCATAAGAGTACAAGCAAAAGAGGAATACATACAATTCATATTACTAAGCTATCCTTGGGgaccttggggttgtgacaattcccccctccttgaaagagttcttgtccccaagcaCTTACAGCGATTGGCCActgctcttcatccaatcccaaCTTTCTCTAtccattttattcttctttctttctttctcctttgaGCCCTATTGCTCTTCGCTTTTatgttctttctcttttcttgggCCAAAGTCCCTATCTCACAATCAAATCTAGGTATGAGTTGATCCTGAACTTCAATAAAAGTAACCTTACTGAATTCAAGCCCAATATATCCACCTCCTACAATAGCTATCCAATCAAATTGTTGGTACTTACAGTATGTGGATCTAGTATGGTGCCAAAACCTGTCTATATGCCCACGCCAAGTGCCTTTAATGAATTCATCCACTCCCTGTCATAGTTAGTAGCTGAAACCTGCAAACCTAAAGCTTTCAAATGATGATTCTTCAAAGTTCACACATCCGACCAATTACCACAAGAAAAGCTAGCGATGGAACACAATCTCTGTTTACATATGTTCCCCTTATCACATCATCTTCGATGTTGGCTATTTTGAGCCCAGATGAATGTCTAGCTAAATCCTCAGCTGTAGTAGAAAATTTCTGAATAGGCAAATTGTCTTCCTCTAGTCTTAGGACCTCATCATCCTTAGGAGCTATTTCCTTAGAGCCAATATAAGACTGTTCCAATCTGGATTGCCCGATCAGAACTTCTTTGACTGCATGGAGCATCAAAGACTTGATCCAACCTAGAATCACCATCACAGGCTTCACCACTCACAACGCCGATCTGCTTCATAACTGGCATATcgaatgaattaatattttgttccAGACCCAATTGGTCCTCAATTTCCGGGAAGTTCGAAATCTGAGGAAGGACTTCAGCTCCCATATTTGCACCGATTGATGGTCCTTCAATTGGGATTGCTTGATCCAACGCTAATTCATtagcatatttttctttttgtttgccGGCATATTCCAGAGGTTCACCTTCAACaggtttttcctccaaaaattctCTGTTACAGTTGTTCAATTCTGATCAGTGATTGTCTGAATCAATCATCTCTTGATTAAAACTTTGAGATAGTCATCTATGGTATCTCCTCCCGACTTATAAAAGAATTCAGCTGGAATGCTGATTTGATACATCTCAGACAACATCACTACAAACTCCTGCATCTGCTCACATATCACATTGCTGAATTCCTTGCATATCTGACTGAGTGTACtttcaaacttcttttcccatgtCTCACGATCCTCGCTGATTGCCTCATGATTTTTGTTGTATCCAACTGAAATTGTAGCATTCTtttgctgcaattgagactcgAATTATTTCATCCATGTGCTGTCAGCCAAGGCAGAAATGTCACGAGTAGGACAAGTTGAAGGCCAAGGAACATGAGCTTTGTACATCCTGAATCCAAAACTTTCCATGACCTAATCCCCTAATTGGCTCTGGATTAGAATCACCTCATATCTGTTGCAGTCTTAGAATTCGCCTAGAACCAACAGAAATTAGCAGCCTAGAGCGTCGGAAATCAAGGAGTAGGAGAAGTCGGTGGAATTCGCCTCTCAAAACGGAATCCGCCTAGATCTACCAGTGATTGATTGCCTCCAAGTCAGCCAAATTTCTGCCTATGATCGCAATTGCTGATGACCAGCAATCGCTTAGGAATCTGCACTCGCCTCAATTATGTTGCTATAGATTCCTTGTTGAGGAATGTCTCCTTCCTTTGCGCTTGAACCTACTAATTGAATTTGTCGAGAAACAGCAATCATCAATGATCAGCGCTCACTGGAATTCCACCTCTGGGTTTGCCTTCAAAATTTGAGCCGAGAACTGCTTTGCCCTGCTTCGCCTTTACAATCAGTTTCTGATATCTTCAAAATTGGATTGATGCAACTGCTAGTGATCACCTGATTTGCCACTGAGATCAATTGTTAGGTCCCAATTCTTCTTCGATTGGCTCTGTTGCAGTTAACAGGTGTCGCCTGAATCACGATCAGAAGTCGCTTGACTTTGCTTCATTGGATCAGCGACAAAAATTAATAGCCGAAAAATCAATCGGATCAATTACTGCCTCCAGAGAAACGATCGAATTTACAGCCGAGGAGCAATTGGccttgataccaattgtcatgtacctacggttaacctagggtttagaatggaatttACCAAGGAATTTGGTAGGAACTGGGAAAGATAGAACAAAAATGGAGGGAGGTAACAACAAGATTAGATAGAGAAATGTAGTAAGaacagagaaagggagagagatcagaacagagaattgagggaagaatagagaaattagagaggaaattgagagacttgatgaGAGGAAAAATctgaaattcaattatcattcaaacatACATTCTCTAACTACACTAGCCTATTTATATTCTTTACAAATGAAGGTACTAAGAGTTACATCATAAGAGTACAACCAAAAGAGAAATACATACAATTCATATTACTAAGCTATCCTTGGGgaccttggggtcgtgacatgAGTTCAGTCATTGGTGGAATTTGGGAAGCTTGGAACTCTAGGTTTCCACCACGCAAATTCTGGATTAGTGAATGTGTTTTGGTGCTCTTGAAAAGGTTATTTTCTTGGTTAACCGAGAGGTTTGTGTGTAGATGATGTTATAAGAGGCCCTTATTATCCGTGAGAAACATTAACATGGAAGTTTGGGTTGTGTAAAAGGTTTTGTTGAATCAATCATTATTCTCTGGTCACTTGCTATTTTGTAAGATGTAATTTGCATATGTTTAGCAACACAAAATGCATTTTTCTATTGTAAATGCTAATTGGAATGGCAATACATGCAGGTGTGCCCAGTTTGTGCAAAAAGAGTGGGGATGGATTTGGTTGGCCATATTACCATGCAACATGGGAACCTTTTAAAGATATCCTCTTTATTCTTCTCACAGATAAAATTATGTTTGCCTTCCtaatattttcagttttctgttttggtaattAGTAGAGTGCTGTTGTTTATGGTGATGCTTGCAGGACATGAATATAACAATTGATAACTCACCCTGCCTTTATTGATGGCAGTGATATCATTAGATTGACCACAGTAATATCATCAGGAAAACAACCACATGTTTTGCCCAACAGAAAAGCTAGTTATAACCAGGTTTATTGTGCATCATATTTATCTCAGATTTTCTCACCATAAGGCTTCTCTTATGcatatcattttctattttgtgttttttgggTCCCTCCTCTTTGGTTGTGTACCTTGACTTTAGTTACGTGCAGCGCAAAAGGAGATTACGTAAGTTTGGATCTAGTTCAACATTTTCTATATTGAGAAAAGAACTGCGTGAAGGAAACTTGCAATCACTTCTTGGGGGGTCTCAGTACTTTGTCTCCTCCTCTAGTACGGAAGCTGACCCATTGCTGTCCTCCTTTGTCAACAATCTTCCTGTGGTTGATGAGCTTGTAAGCACTAAGCCTCATTCCTCAGTGGAAGCAAGTTTGGTAAAGGAAAGCTCAAGTGATTCACAGAGGTATGGGACTTGTTAAATGCATATGCTTTGAAAGTTATTTTTCTTGCTGTATTGGATTTGTTTGAGAAAGCTAGAACTTGTCAATAAGAGTTGCTCATGAAACTACTtgcatatacaaaaataagaaggAATTAATCCTGACTTTAGGTTGTGAACTCTTATTCATCTTAAGAGATATGTGAACGTCTTGTTTTTGGATTACTTGTTGAAACAtgttgatattttgttcttctcCAATCTAAATTTCATGCCACGGGATGTTAGTTGTCATCCACTAAATTTTACCTGTGTTTATGAATACATGTAATTGcttttgtatttatatagaCAAGGTTTTAGTTGTGTCTCCTGTTGCTGTTATGGTGGTTAAACTCATGCAGTCAAAGTTGATAGCACATCAAAATTCCTTATTCTAAATCTATATATTAACACTGCTAAATCTTTACTGCAAACAAAAATGTAGCCATCCTCAAAGATTTAATCCAAATCTTTGGTTTTGTGCATGTTTTTTGTGACTGTCTAGAGATATAAGCAATTACTTGACCATGTTGCATCAAAATACAGCCAAGTCCTAACCTAAAGGCTTCGCAACACATAGCATTGTTAGTTGTCGTTTGTCCCTGAAAAGTAGGGATAACATCAGTGTTGATGTCATACAACTCTTGAACTATGTGAAGTTTTATTCGCACACATCATGTGAGCTTGACAATTTCTTTGAGTCAATCTGATGTAGGACACAGAATTAATATtgtggaaaaaattaaattagattcgaaaaatagaaattagcataatttattttatttcctttgtttcctaacttctttttctttcctttagttAGTAGTTTTCattagaatcctaattagattggGATTATGTCCATTGTAAATCTAATTAGAGTATGTTGATGAGAACCCAAGGAAAAATTCACAGTGATTGGATTCAACCTCTCAACTTCAATCCAATTACAAGTAAAATCTGGGCATTTGAGAGGCTCTTAACTCTCCTACGACTCAATATCCAAAAAATTCCCCCCCTTCTACGTATCCCTGTCACGAAAGAAGGATAATAAAATTCTTCCTTATCGTCTCAATCACCTCAAAAGAGTCTGATTTGATTTATACACCAGCTTCCTATTAGAATTAGGAAGTTTCCTAAAACATTTAAAGAAAGATTCTAAAAACTAAATTAGGAAACCTACATAACTTTAGGATACAACAATTAATAGaaacaatcattctaaatctacAAGATACACAATCTACATTccttataaataaatcaatcaattaTAATCTATAATATTGGAAACCATATCTGCTGACACTCCCCCTCGAGATTGGGAGTGGATATCCGTCATCCCAATCTTGCTTGTTATCTTCTTAAACACGGCTGCTGGAAGGCCTTTGGTTAGCATATCTGCAAGCTGATCTCTCGAGGAGATATAGGGCGTACAAATCATCCCATTatccaatttctcttttataaaatgtctatccacttcaacatgctttGTTCTATTATGTTGAACTGGATTATGTGTGATACTAATGGctgatttgttatcacaatagAGTCTCATAGGTTTTGTCCACCCAACCTTGAGATCctccaataatatttttaaccatAATAGCTCACACATACCTAGGGCCATGGATCGAAACTCGGCTTCAGCACTTGACCGAGCAACCACAttctgtttcttactcctccatgtgACCAAGTTACCCCCCAAGAAGGTACAATAGCCTGACGTTGATCTTCTATCTACCACGGATCCTGCATAGTCAGCATCTGTGTATGCTTCTAGTAACATGGCTTCACCTTTTTTAAATAGAATGCCCTTCCCAGGTGTGCCCTTCAAATAGTGTAGGATTCTATAGACAGCTTTAAGATGAGATTCCCTTAGggtatgcatgaattggctgacAACTCCCACGGCATATGCTATGTCTGGCCGAGTATGAGCCAAGTATATCAATCGCCCAACTAGCCTTTGGTAGGCCTCTTTATCAACCAAATCATCCTCTAATGCCTCACTTAGCTTATGGTTGGGATCAATGGGGTTTTCCACTATTTTGCAACCGAGAAGCCCTGTTTCTCTGAGGAGATCCACtacatatttttgttgagagataaAAATACCTTCTTTGGAATGAGCCACCTCTATccctaaaaaatatttcaacctccccaaatctttaatttcaaactcttttaCCAAACATTCCCGTAGCTGTTGTATGCCCTCTTCATTGTTACCGGTGACTACAATGTCATCCACGTAAACGAGCAGAACTGTGACTCCTCCTGTGGCCGAGTGGTGAAAAAAAGGATGTGATCTCCCTGACTTTGTCGGTACCCCATATGAAACATCGCACCGGTAAACTTTCCAAACCACGTCCTGGGTGAATATTTTAAGCCATAGAGGGCTTTCTTGAGGCGACAAACAACAGGGTCTTTTGTAGTGGCAGAATATCCTGGTGGTACGTCCATATAGACTTTCTCCTCAAGTGttccatgcaaaaatgcattctttacatcaaattgatgtAAAGACCAATCTAGATTTGCTGCCAATGAGAGAATCACTCTAACTGTGTTGTGCTTAGCTACTGGAGCAAAGGTGTCTAAGTAATCCACTCCATACACCTGTATATATCCCTTAGCCACCAATCTTGCCTTGTATCAGTCTAAGGTTCCATCAGATTTGTATTTCACAATataaacccatttacacccCATCGGATGCTTCCCCTTAGGCAATGGGACTAAATCCCACGTTTGATTTTTGTCAAGGGCAACCATCTCAGCTTCCATGGCATCCTTCCAATGCTTATCCCTTTTGGCTCCAGAAAAAGTTTTTGGAATGGGAATGGTATGAAGATTTCTAAGAAATGTTTTATAGGCTGAGGAGAGTTTAGAATATGAGAGGAAGAGATGTAGGGGATGTTTAGTGCATGTTCTTGTCCCTTTTCGAAGAGCAATAGGCCAATCAAGATCACTGTGAGATGTATCAGTTGTGGAAACAGGGTCGACTTTatcaaaaacagaaacaaatgAGGAGTTAGAGATGTAATTACCTAGAGAGGATTCCAAAAAAGAGACTAATTTGCCAGTGCCTTTCTCATCTGTAAGTGGAATAGAGTCAGAAGTGGATGCTGAGGCTTGCATAAGACTAGGTTCCGACCTTTGCCTCCTTGAGTATATGTGCAGTGGTCTAGGAGTATTTGGGGACTTTTCTCCTGATGTCAGTCCTAGAGATTTCTGCAGATCAGTAGGTGGTTGAAGAGATGATAACACGTCCTAGTTTGAGAGAATGAAAGGATACTCCTCAGTGGACAGATTAAAATGCTGTTCTTGAGCAGTAGAATTTTTAAAGTAAGGCTCATTCTCAGCAAAGGTCACATTAGCAGACACAAAAAACTCTCTAGTAGGGGGATGATAGCAACGATACCCTTTTTGGGTTGGAGAATATCCTGTGAACACACATTTTAGGGCACGAGGCTCCAACTTTCCTCTATTGACAACAGGTATATGGACATAGGCTGTGCACCCGAATATCTTGGGTTGCCAGTGACTAGTTGTgtgaaaatctggaaaataatCAATCAGGAGTTGAATTGGACTACTAAATGCTAGGCTTTTTGAAGGAAGCCTATTAATGAGAGTAGTGGTAGTAAGTGCTGCTTCCCCCCAATAGGATTTAGGGACACGGTGATGAAAAAGAAGAGCTCTAACCACAGTTAATAGGTGTCCGTTTCTCCTCTctaccaccccattttgttggggaatATAGGGACAAGAGGATTCATGTATAATACATTTTTTCTGAAAAAACAGAGAGAGGGATTGATTAAAAAAGTCTTTAGCATTGTCAAATCGAAATCTTTTTATCCCTacaccaaattggttttgaatcatGTTATAGAATATTGGAAAAATTTGGCTAACTTCAGATTTCATTTTCAGCAAATAAAGCCAAACAACCCTAGTACAATCATTAACAAATATGACAAACCATCTTGCCCCAGAAATGTTGGGGACATTTGatggtccccaaatatcactatggattagagagaagggagaattagattttttatttgacaagGGAAAAGACACTCTTCTATGTTTTGCAAACTCACACACAGCACagtgaaaattttttatttctagatttCTAGCTAAATGAGGAAACATCAACTTAAGGGTATGAAAAGAAGGATGACCAAGCCTATAATGGTGTAACCAAAACTAGTGGAgagcattcggttataaccgatcgAATCGTCAACTTTTTTAccaaccgaaccgaaccgattaTAGCCCACTAACCAAGCCAAACTGAACCGATAGGATACGCTAACCGAAAAATCGAAACCGAAATAACCGGTATAACCGAACTTCACTAAAACTTACCGAATGGGCAAGCATGATCGGAGGGAGAGAGATGCAGTTGGGTCGGTGTCGGAGGGGTCTTGAGAACGATAACCAAGAGGCCGGCGAGCAGGAGGGAAGCAATGGACCACTGGTTTGGACTCTTTTCTGGGACAGAATCGATGGAAACGATAAGAAGCCTCGCTTGCCTTCTCGCTAGAACACATCTACAACTGCCGTTAACTCCTCCCCACGACCATCACTACTGCCGCCACAACTTCAAATCGCCGAAGACATCTCTACAGTCCCAAACACCCACAAAAAAACACCATCCTatttgagggagagagaagttTGGGGGGGTTGGGAGTGGTGCTTCCACCTTGTTGGATGAAACAAAACAACATCAAGGATCAAACAAAGAGAGAACAAATCAGAACTTGAACCTGTGGACATACTCAAGaatgtgtttgttaatttcACCAGGCTTCTCTTGGTTGATGTAGTGTGCTGCACCTTCAAAGACAACAACTTCATCCAATTGGGGTACATCCTTCTGGAAACCACCATTGTGGTTGTAATCCTTGGCTCTTGGGAGGTTAATGGGGGGAACCAAAATGTCAGGGTCATgtgtgggggtggggggggagAGTAAACCGTGGGCGacgtgagggagagagagaagaagcttgcgttgggggggggggggggtggaacCGCCTGGATGgcagtaattaattaaaaccatGGGCGGTAAAGTAGGGGAAAACAGTGGGCGGGCAAATTCGGTTATTTCGGTTAACCGAaatatccaaaattttttacaaatataacCGAACCGTTTTTTAGCTATTTaattaaccgaaccgaaccgactaaTTCGGTCGGTTCGGTTGAACTGAAAAATTGCACACCCCTAACCAAAACTGATCTGAATTGGACTGAACCAGGCATGACACCCGAGAGAAAAATCCTTGTTTGTCTTGCTCATTAGGTTCCTCAAAATAGTAGAGTCCTTCTCTAGCCTTAGCAAGTCCAATCATTCTTTTCATGCCCTACTCCTGAATCTCACAGATATTTGAATGAAACAAGACATGACAGTTAGTATCCTCAATGAGTTTTTGGATAGATATTAGGTTGGTGAACAGCTTagggacatgaagaacattttttaaagtaatattTTCATTAAGGAAAATATTCTCTTGGCCTGCAACAGTGGTGAGAGAACCATTTGCCATTGTGATTTTTCTAGAACGAGGACATGGGTAATAggagataaataaatgaggaaaaGGAGTCATGTGATCTGAGGCACCAGAATCTAAGACCCAAGAATTCTGGTGCATAATTTCTGAAGCTTGTagggaataagaagaagaagtattacCTGTGATAGCAAGAGAACAGGTGCCCTTGTAAGTCTTCTTGTCAAGGGATTTCAAGAAACTTCTCAATCggtcaatttctgattttttttagcTCCTGGACCTCTCCTGGTTCAGATGACTGGGAATTGGCCATGTACCCCTATCCCTGCATTGAACTTCTCACCGGTCCTTCCTTAGGTGGTTTCCCATATAGCTTCCAACACTTATCTATGGTATGCCTAGGTTTTTTTTCAGAAAGTACACCACAAAGAGTCCTTATCTactgatttcttttcttctctaggCCCTCTACCAGGATTATTAGCCTTCAAGGAGATTAGGGCAGAACCTTCTCCAGAAGGGGTTTCTAGCATGACaccccttcttccttcttctgctTTAATCAAAGATACAACTTCATTCAAGGAAGGCAAATCCTCCTTACCAAGGATTTGTACTCTTATCGCATCAAATTCGAGGTTGAGATTGgctagaaaatcataaatcttctCTTTCTCCACAAATCGTTTGTGTAGGGCTGCATCCTCACTACACTTCATCTTCAAGCACTGGTAGTGATCAAATTCTTGCCATAGTGTTTTCAGCAGGTTAGCATACTCGGTGATGGTCCTTGTTCCCTGTTTGGTTGCTGCTGCCTTTGCTCTTATTTCATAGATTTGTGCTGCATCGTGGACTTTAGAGTAGGTGAGATTTATTGCATCCCAAATATCCTTAGTCGTAGTCAAGAACATAATTGTGTCGTTGATTTCTGGAACCATTGAGTTCTAGAGCCAAGACATCACCAAGGAGTCTTCTTCCTCCCATGCTCCAAATGCTGGATCCGTCTCCTTAGTACCTGTTCCCAACAAATGGCTGAGTTTCCCTTTCCCTTTAAGAACGGTACGAATTAGCTAGAACCATTTTAAGTAGTTTTTACCGTTCAACCAGTAAGCTACTTGAAGGTTTTGTAATTCTCCCTCTATACCCACTGGCATGAGTCCCAACAAACTGAGTTTCAGTAGATGGAACCTCAGTCGCATGGCTGGAATCTCTAGATTCGAGTATAGGATCATGTGTAACAGACATGATGATgacaaggagaagaaagaggGACGATCAGGCAAAGGAAGATTGGAAGAACATGCTATGATCGAAGCTGGATTAGCGCTTCTATGTCTCTGATACAAAGAAGGATAATAAAATTCTTCCTTATTGTCTCAATCACCTCAAAAGAGGCTGATTTGATTTATACACCAACTTCCTATTAGAATTAGGAAGTTTCCTAAAACATTTAACGAAAGATTCTAAAAACTAAATTAGGAAACCTACATAACTTTaggatacaacaattaaatgAAACAATCAATCTAAATCTACAAGATACACAATCTACATTccttataaataaatcaatcaatcaatcataatCTATAATATTGGAAACCATATCTGCTGACAATGCCCCCTCTACACCTTAAGCGAATTTTGTTATGCATTAGCTGGGTTGTTACACCAGCGATTCCCAACTCTACCTCTTACGCACATGGCTGGATGTTACGCCAGCTAGCTCATTTACACCCCTGCCCCTGGCCGCTGCCCCTTTGACCTTCTTTGATAAATCAAGTAAACCAGGGCCTAACATTACTCcctcccccaactttcaccttgtcctcaaggtggaaaaaatggaaattgcTGCTGAATCACTGAGTAAGgctcccaagtggcttccaaTGGTGGAAGCCCCTTCCATTGGATCAACACTTCTGCTCCCTGCATGTTCTTGCCGGCACCCAATCGCACTCCTAGCACTGTTGAGGGTTCCACCACCATTTCCAGGTCTTCATTAAGCTATTGAGGCAGCTTCATAGTAGCCTTCATTGCACCCTTAGCCTCTCGTAGTTGGGACATGTGAAATGTAGGGTGGATTTGGCAATGTGGTGGCAGTTTCAATTTGTAAGCTACAAGACCCACCTCCTTTTCAATCTCAAATGGGCCATAATAACGGGCAGCTAGTTTCTCATTTGCACGAGCAGCCAAAGACTTTTGTCGGTACGGCTTtagtttcaaataaattaaatctctttCCTGGAACTtcacttctcttctttctctatcTGCTCTCTTCTTCATTATTGCCTGTGCCCTCAACAGTTGTGCCTTCAATTCATCTAGGATTACATCCCTTTCAATCATTTGCTGCTCCACCATCGAGACAGGGGtagttcccttctcaaaccCCACTAAGGGAGGCGGTTCCCTTCCATACATCACTTGAAAAAGGGGTTTAACTTGGTAGTTGTGTGATAGGAGGTATTGTACCATAATTCAACCTAAGGTAACCAAGTGAACCATGCCTTCGGTTTGGATGAAGCAAAACATCTTAAGTAGGTCTCCAAAGTCCGATTGAGTTACCTCGGTTTGCCCATCCATTTGTGGGCGATAGG is a window of Diospyros lotus cultivar Yz01 chromosome 10, ASM1463336v1, whole genome shotgun sequence DNA encoding:
- the LOC127811728 gene encoding protein DEHYDRATION-INDUCED 19 homolog 4-like — its product is MSGMDSDSWTARLSAASSRRYHSRFDLYHGGEDVDGHDESRPEFLCPFCGDDFDVVGLCCHIDEEHAVEAKSGVCPVCAKRVGMDLVGHITMQHGNLLKVQRKRRLRKFGSSSTFSILRKELREGNLQSLLGGSQYFVSSSSTEADPLLSSFVNNLPVVDELVSTKPHSSVEASLVKESSSDSQRKIQQSPLSDKDQEEKTRRSQFVQGLLLSTFLDDM